One genomic segment of Mesoterricola silvestris includes these proteins:
- a CDS encoding HlyD family secretion protein, which produces MDERSPHLFRAQALEHHLGGEEGRGLIRVSPPWSWALLLVFLSAFGTALLAAFLGRVEVNGRARAILRPRTGIRVVIAKVDGTVGQVEARSGQQVRAGTVLARLEAPPVQAQLLEARRQVEAVHLHFRATAARQDQGYAEQVRRLTGRMAGLGEQRRSQRQSVAALELNLKRCLILEGEGILSPARADEAREALAQAQRQLSQSDQALELASQERAALENSRQDNLWQRRQTIQNAEVRAEALGFLLGQTRLEAPEDGQVEAMLVKPGEGVRAGQALCKLIPRGAPLEVVAFLPEKDRAFVRPGDEVRLELDQLPYAEYGTLRGRVERISEDLASGFEIQEALGDTTFPGLPVFRVEVRLTDTQAVLRAGVPLRSGMLMNARFTLRRQRPITLVLDPLRKWLR; this is translated from the coding sequence ATGGACGAGCGTTCGCCCCATCTGTTCCGGGCCCAGGCGCTGGAGCACCACCTGGGCGGCGAGGAGGGCCGGGGGCTGATCCGGGTGTCCCCGCCCTGGAGCTGGGCCCTGCTGCTGGTGTTCCTTTCGGCCTTCGGTACCGCGCTGCTGGCCGCCTTCCTGGGGCGGGTGGAGGTGAACGGCCGGGCCCGGGCCATCCTGCGTCCCCGCACGGGCATCCGGGTGGTCATCGCCAAGGTGGACGGCACCGTCGGCCAGGTGGAGGCGCGCTCGGGCCAGCAGGTCCGGGCGGGCACGGTGCTGGCGCGGCTGGAGGCGCCTCCGGTGCAGGCCCAGCTGCTGGAAGCCCGCCGCCAGGTGGAGGCGGTCCACCTTCACTTCCGGGCCACGGCCGCCCGCCAGGACCAGGGCTATGCCGAACAGGTGCGAAGACTGACCGGGCGCATGGCCGGCCTCGGGGAGCAGCGCCGGAGCCAGCGCCAGTCCGTGGCGGCCCTGGAACTTAACCTCAAGCGCTGCCTCATTCTGGAAGGGGAGGGCATCCTGAGCCCCGCCCGGGCCGACGAGGCCCGGGAGGCCCTTGCCCAGGCCCAGCGCCAGCTCAGCCAGTCGGACCAGGCCCTGGAGCTGGCCTCCCAGGAGCGGGCCGCGCTGGAAAACAGCCGCCAGGACAACCTCTGGCAGCGCCGGCAGACCATCCAAAATGCGGAGGTGCGGGCGGAGGCGCTGGGCTTCCTGCTGGGCCAGACCCGGCTGGAGGCCCCGGAGGACGGCCAGGTGGAGGCGATGCTGGTGAAGCCCGGCGAAGGGGTCCGGGCCGGCCAGGCCCTGTGCAAGCTCATTCCCCGGGGCGCCCCGCTGGAAGTGGTCGCCTTCCTGCCCGAGAAGGACCGGGCCTTCGTGCGCCCGGGAGACGAGGTGCGCCTCGAGCTGGACCAGCTGCCCTACGCGGAATACGGCACCCTCCGGGGCCGGGTGGAGCGCATCAGCGAGGACCTGGCGTCGGGCTTCGAGATCCAGGAGGCCCTGGGCGACACGACCTTCCCCGGCCTCCCGGTCTTCCGGGTGGAGGTGCGGCTCACCGACACCCAGGCCGTGCTCCGGGCCGGGGTTCCCTTGCGTTCGGGCATGCTGATGAACGCCCGCTTCACC